One window of the Spea bombifrons isolate aSpeBom1 chromosome 8, aSpeBom1.2.pri, whole genome shotgun sequence genome contains the following:
- the NR6A1 gene encoding nuclear receptor subfamily 6 group A member 1 encodes MDTWEDDRVDQRACLICGDRATGLHYGIISCEGCKGFFKRSICNKRVYRCSRDKNCVMSRKQRNRCQYCRLLKCLQMGMNRKAIREDGMPGGRNKSIGPVQISDEEIERIMSGQEFEEEANTSWSNNGDSDHSSPGNGVSESNQPSPVSTPSSSRSMELNGYSALRDQYLGTPSSTHYQYLPHLFSYSAHSGLIPSQTRSLDPQSLTLINQLLSAEDMEPLNTPMLIEDGYKVTQSELFALLCRLADELLFRQITWVKKLPFFCDLSIKDYTCLLSTTWQELILLSSLTTYSKQIFGDLADVTSKYSPSEDELHRFSEEGMEVMERLIYLYRKFSQLKVSNEEYVCMKAINFLNQDIQGLSSVSQLEQLNKRYWYVCQDFTEYRYPHQPNRFPDLMMCLPEVRYIAGKLVNVPLEQLPLLFKAFLHSCKTSLSKE; translated from the exons ATGACCGTGTTGATCAGAGAGCGTGCCTTATCTGTGGCGACCGAGCCACGGGCCTGCATTATGGCATCATCTCCTGCGAGGGCTGCAAAGGATTCTTTAAGCGCAGCATCTGCAACAAGAGAGTGTACCGATGCAGCCGGGACAAGAATTGCGTTATGTCACGCAAGCAGAGGAACCGCTGCCAGTACTGCCGACTCCTCAAGTGCCTTCAGATGGGGATGAATAGGAAAG caATCAGAGAAGATGGGATGCCTGGGGGCAGAAACAAGAGCATTGGACCTGTGCAG atcTCAGATGAGGAGATTGAACGAATAATGTCTGGCCAGGAATTTGAAGAGGAAGCCAACACATCATGGAGTAACAATGGGGACAGTGACCATAGCTCTCCAGGGAATGGAGTTTCTGAGAGTAATCAGCCCTCCCCAGTATCTACACCCTCATCCAG TAGATCGATGGAATTAAATGGATATAGCGCTCTTCGGGACCAATATTTGGGGACCCCAAGCTCTACACACTACCAGTACCTACCTCATCTCTTCAGTTATTCTGCCCATTCGGGTCTGATCCCATCGCAAACTCGAAGTTTAGACCCACAGTCACTAACCCTCATCAACCAGCTGCTGTCAGCCGAGGACATGGAACCACTCAACACACCAATGTTAATTGAAGATGG GTACAAAGTGACCCAGTCTGAACTGTTTGCCCTGCTGTGCCGACTTGCAGATGAGCTGCTGTTTCGGCAGATCACATGGGTGAAaaagctgccatttttctgcgaTCTGTCCATAAAGGATTATACTTGCCTGCTCAGCACTACTTGGCAGGAGCTCATACTGTTATCTTCACTCACTACGTATAGCAAGCAGATCTTCGGGGACTTGGCTGACGTTACCTCCAAATACTCTCCTTCGGAGGACGAGTTGCACAG GTTCAGCGAGGAAGGCATGGAAGTAATGGAGCGGCTTATATACCTTTACCGCAAGTTTAGTCAACTGAAAGTCAGCAATGAAGAATACGTTTGCATGAAAGCCATCAACTTCCTGAATCAAG ATATCCAGGGTCTAAGCAGTGTTTCCCAACTGGAGCAGCTGAACAAGCGGTACTGGTATGTGTGCCAAGACTTCACAGAGTATCGGTACCCGCACCAGCCCAACAGATTCCCGGACTTGATGATGTGTCTGCCGGAGGTTCGCTACATCGCTG gGAAGCTGGTGAATGTGCCCCTTGAACAACTACCCCTGCTTTTCAAAGCCTTTCTACACTCGTGCAAAACAAGCCTGAGCAAAGAGTGA